ACGGCGTCCGGGAGCTCTGCGCCGGACCACGTGCGCAGGCCTACCCGAAGTGCCTCGGCAATCTCCGCGGCGGCACCTTCGCCTTGAAAACGGCTGTGGATGTAGCTGAACTCGCACGCTCCGTGTGCCTGAAGACGCTGCGCCTCCTTGGCGAAGTCTCCCAACCCTGCGGCGCGCTCAGGCGCGATGACTAGGACTGCCTTGAAATCCCAGGGGCTCGCGAGCGAGCGATTGCGGTCGAACAGCAGTTCTCTTTTCAGGCGCTCGCGGATGTCGCGGCGTCGAGCCTCAAGGTCGCCTAGTGTGTACGCCGGGTCGATGCCATCCACTTCCAGGCTGAACCCGTACTGCGACTTGAAGACAGGCTTGGCACGCAACAACACCTTGATGCCGGCTTCGAGGTCGGCACCGGTCACGCGTCTGAACTCCGAGAGCAGGGCTTCGGCCGACCGGGACCAGATTACCGCGCGTGCCTGCGCCAGAACATCGCCCGTGGACTGGTTTCGCTCGGACAACTCGAGGTAGACGTGGCCGACCTTGGTCGAACTGACTTTTAGGACCTCAGCCGTGGTCCAGACACCTTCACCGAAGGCCTTCGAAATCAAGTTCGCGACCCCGCCCAGGAGTCGCGACAGTGGGATGCCCTTGTTCGGCACGTCCACCTCACGCGACTCGGACTCCAGCGCAACCTGTGAGTGCGCAGGACTCGACTTCGGAGCCGCCGGCAGCCAAGCTGAGAACGGCGCTAAGTCCAACTCCGATGGTACGTACCACTTGCGAAGCTCAGAGTCCCAGCGTGCGCCGAGAGCCTTTACTTGAGCTCGTTCTTCGTACTTGCTGTTGAGGTAGGTGCGCTCACTCATGAGCAGCGATGGCTTTGCACGGGCAAAAGGTTGAAAGCGACGGGCGACGTTGTCGAGAGTAAGCAACAGAGTCGCTGGGGTCAAACGATGCGAGGAACGCTGTCAGGGAAGTCGCAGCCGCTTGTAGCCCAGGGACTGCGGCAGGTCCAAATCTGCAAAGTGTTCAAAGTAGGTCTTGCCGTCGTAGCCGGCAGGCTGGAAACCGGTGGCGTCGAGCCACGTCCTGACGCGCGCAATGGCAGACATGAACGCCGGCATCACATCAACGTAGACCCGGTCATCGGGGTACCGAGCTCTACGTCCTTCGCTCGCCATCTCATCGAACAGCAGCTCGGCGTCCCAAAGTGCTTTCATAGCGGTAGGGTTGCTGATTCGCGGCGCGCCGAGGCGGGCATAGAAGTCATGCAGCGGGTAGTAGAACCGCACGGTATGTCCAGCCTCTCCGGGCGTCGTGCTAGCAAGGAGGAACTCGGTCCCTGAAAGCAGGTGCATTCCATCATTCAAGCCGAGCCTGGCGTTCCAGCTTTGAAACAGCGAATGGTCTCGATGATGGAGCGCGTTGCGCAGCACGATGAGCAACGAGGTGTCCCCGTGGGCAAAGAATTCGAACCCTGGCAGGTCCTTGGTTACGTCATACAGCGAATGGAATTTTTCCAACTTCGCTTCCATGGCTCGGTCCATGTTGTTGACGGCCTCTTCCCTGTCCACTTGAAAGAGGTTGTCGAAGCGAAGCTTGCCCTCAACGTAGAGGCGCATGGCATTTGATAGGCCTTCCCAGGCAAATTGAACGGGTGTCATTGGTCGAAATCTTAGTGGGGAAGTCCCGTGCAGGGACGCCTCTGGTCCCCGTTAACGCATCTTGCCCGGGCCAGCGCCGGCACGCTTGACTTGACTACACCCGCCGCTTTTGCTTACGATTCTGCTGCGGCTCAACGGGCCGTGGGTGAGTTGCTCCCGTCAGTGCACACACCGGACAAGCATGTCCGGCACGGCAAAACCAGCAGCAGTATTCCGACCTTCCTCGACTTGGTATTGAGTCCCGGAAAGCCGAACAACGTGTGCCGTTCTTCGATGCGCTTTCCATGACGGAGCTCAATCCATGTCTACACCCACCTCGGGTTCGTCGGCCAGCCCGGCCGCATCTTCCTCCTCCACCTCTGGCTCGGCATCGCCCCTGAGCGATGAAGCGCGCGCCGGCACGCTCTGGACCTTCCTCCAGTCGCAGGCCCCCCGTTTCACGTTTGACGAAGCGCTGGAAGTCGTGCAATCGCTGCACGTTGACCCACGCGAGGACCACAAAACGCTGGCCAAGCGTCTGCGCAAGGCGCTGCAGGCACGCGGCATTGCCCTCAAACACGTCAACTCCTTGCACGCCGCGGCCCAGCTGACCGGCAGCACTAGCTGGCACACCGACAGCGAACCGCCGGTTCCCCGCCTGCAGTTCTACGTCTTCGACGGCGGCTATCAACTGCGCCATTCGGAGTTCGCCACCTGGAGCGAGCTGGCAGATGCGCTGCGTGACTGGGCCGACAAGCTGCGCGCCCGGGGCCAGTTGCCTCTCGGCGTGCTGACCATGAACTTCACCGGCCGCTCGCTCAACTTCTCGGTGCCCGTGCCCAAGGAAGGCGATGCCGCCGGCCGCAACGAGATGTGGCCCCTGGGCGGCGTTACGCCGATGCTGGAGGACGACATTGACTGGCTGGCCGATGCGCCGGCCGCGTTGGAGAAGCTGCGCCGTCATCTCGAAGAGACAGGCAAGGCCGTGCTGGATGGCTACGCAGCCCTCAAGCTCTGCGCCAACGCGTATCCCATCCCCGGTGACATCAACGCGGTCACCGCATCTGACGTCGTGAACTCCGAACTGGTGCTGGTGTTCGAGCCCGACGAGGACGACCCGCACAGCGGCTATGAAATCGCGCGCGGTGACGAGCTGACCTGCTGGCATCAACTGGAGCTGTCCCTGCGCGAGGACGGCACGAACCGCAAGCCCGACCAGGTCGACATCTACGTTCCCCGTGAGGGTGTGGGCGCCTGGCTGGTCAACGGCAAGCGCTACGTCTGGGCGGTCGAAACCCTCAAGCCAAACGGCTTCGTGCCCGGCCGCGTCCACCGCCAAATCGGCCCCCATGACTGCGAACGTCTGCTGCGCCGCTACAAGTTGGCCAAGCGCATCCACAGCGGCGGCTTCCGCCATCACGACTTCACCAAGCGCGTCGACTACTTGAGTGGCCCACCCGATACGTGGCGCGTCGACCTGCACCGCGTGCTGCACATGCTGGCAAAGGCCGACCTCACCTGGGACAGCTACATCGAGAAGTTCGGCGTCGAGCCGCGCGCCATGGAGAAGAACCTGCCGGTCGGCTTCGTGATGCAGATGCTGGAGGACCTGAAGGTCGACAACCCCAACCAGGCATTCGCCTGGCCAACGCTGGCCGAGATGGAGCTGGTCACTGACGACAAGCTCCTGTACAGCCTGCTGCCGCGCGTGGACGCCGTCCGCTACGCCAAGCCGAAGGACCTCGACCCCGAAACGACTACCGCCGTCACTGAGGCCATCGACCAGTTCGCCAGTGGCCTGAACTTGCAGAAGATGATTTCTGCCGGTGCGATGTCGATGGAGAACGAGCTGCCGTACCTCGTGTACGCCAGCGATGCGCAGGAACTCCGTGCGAGCGCAGACGCGCTCGGCCTGAAGATGTACGTGGCGGTGTCCCCGCATCTCATCCCGATGAACGGCCTGATGCCGGAGGTCCCTGGCGTGAAGACCTGGCCCTGGGCCTTCGGCCACGCGCTCATCGTGCGCTTCGAGCGCCAGGGAGATGCGCAATGACGCCCGCCGCCGAAAACCTGCGCATCCTGCTGGAGCGCCGCAATATCGACGGCTTCCTGGAAGCCTTCGAGAGCTACCGCCAGCAGCACACGGTGGAGCCCGTCGTCACCGCGCTGATGCAACGCGTCTTCCCGTCCCTGCTGCGCCAGGCGTTCCTGGAAGACCAGCTGCAGCCGGCCACGCTGGTGCGCCTCTACCGCATGGTGCGTTCCAGCCGTCTGGTGCTGGTCGAGGACGACCTGCTCGCAGGTATCAACCTGCGCATCAACGAGGCGATGCGCCAGGCTGAACCCGAGACGGCAACGCCGGTGCTGCCGCTGATGACGGGTGAGGACATCAAGGCCAAGGAAGTGCGCTGGTCTCCGCCTGGCGCAACCGACGGTCGCCGCGTGCCCGCCACCGAGATGAGGCGCGTGGCCATCGTCAGCGCCTTCTCGTTTGGCATGTGGTCTGCGGTGGACGCTTTCGACTTCCGCCGCAACGCCTGCGCGAGCCAGCAGGAGCGCGAGTTCCTGCGTGCCGTCCGCCAGTTCTTCCCGTCGCTGCAGGCCTACCCCAACATGCCGCTGAAGAACTTCATCGACATCGACAAGTTGGAGGCAACCGTCCCTGCGCGCGTCCGCAACTACGCCTGGGCCGCACAAGTCGATGTCCTCCTGTGCACAGCCGATGAAGACCCTGTGGCCGGCATCGAGCTGGACTCGGTTCACCACGACACCGAAGAAGCGGCGGAGCGCGACGAGCTGAAGAACCTGCTGTTCAAGCTCGCGGGTTTGCCGCTGGTCCGCATCCGCGCCGACGATGAGAAGGCCGTGCGTGCCGAGGACTTCTACGACCTGATGATGGCCGAGGCGAAGACGCTAGATGCCCTTCGACCGCGCCGGATGCGGCCACGCAGAACGCACGACTTCCTGGTGCCGGCCGAGTCGGCCACTCACACTGCGCCTGCTCGCGCTGTTCGGGGGTGAGCATGGACGAGTACATCGACGCGCCATTTGAAGCTGGCGACGCCGCCCTGCGGCCAGCCCGCCGTCGTGCCCAGGAACGCCCCCACCCCGGCGAGCCACTCTGGGTCGAGAAGCCGGAGGTCAAGGAGGTGCAAGAGATGGAGACCGGCCGGCACCTGCCGGTCTCTGCAGTCATCGGCACCGACTACGAGCGGCTGATTCAGCTGCGCATGACCGTCCGAAGCCAAATGCGCAAGGACGACCCGCTGTACCGATGCTCGCTGTGCAACGTGGCCGCGTACATCTGCCGCACCAAAGAGAACTTCAGGTTCTTCTTCAAGCATCAGCATGAAGATGGCAGCTGTCCGGCGCAGACGCGCGGCGCGCTCAGCCAGGATGAAATCAACGCGCGCAAGTACAACGGCGCCAAGGAGAGCAAGCTCCACCGCCGGATGAAGGACTGGGTCTGTCAGTGCCTGGCGGCCGACGGCCGCTTCGACGACATCGCTCAGGAACCGACCTGGAAGGGTCCGCTGACGGGCGAGCGCCGCCGGCCCGACGTCCGCGCGGTCTACAACGGCCTGCCCATCGCTTTTGAAATCCAGCTCTCGACCACGCACCTGGACGTCATCGCTGCACGGCGCGACTTTTATCAGCAGGAAGGCGGTCTTCTGGTCTGGCTGTTTGCCGAGTTCGACACTGAGCATCGGCGCATGACCGATGACGACGTGTTCTACAACAACAACCTGAACGCCTTCGTCGTGACCACGAAGACCGTCGAGTCCTCCCTGGAAGCCAGCGAGTTCAGGCTCGAATGCATCTGGGCGGCGCCAACCAAGGGTGGCGGCCATTCAGGCCTACACCGGCGCGTCGTGCCGTTCCACGAACTGACCCTCGACCCCACCGCTCAGCACGCGTACTACTTCGACTACGCCGGCGCGAAGCGCCAGCTCGAGGCCGATGTGGAAGCGGAGAAGCAGAAGCTGCGCGACGACTTCGAGGCTTGGATGGGCATCACCGGGTACCAGGGCAAGGACTCGTCCAGGGACTGGAACGAGTTCCGCCGCCGGTTTGCCCGCTTCGGCATTCACCTGCACCAGTACGACAACTACATCGACCGCGAAGTGCTGACGGACCTGTATTCAGCGAAGCACAACCGCCCTTGGGGACAGGGCCAGAAGCTCCTGGTTGAGGTTGCGCATCGCGTGGCCAACACCGAGAAAAACCATCTGAAGTGGTTCATGCACGCGGTGCGCCGCTACGGCCGCGAGGAGTCCATGAAGGCCGAAGGGAAGGAAGGGCACTGGCACAAGCGGTACCTGGAGCTCCGTGCCCAGTACGACGTGGACCCAACGCCGTTCGAGCCGAAGCGTGATGCGCAGGCCATGGTGGAGCTGCTGTTTCCGGAGCTGGTGCCGCTGCCCTAGCTCAGCTGCTGCGAATCTTGATGGTTTGCAGCGAGCGGAACAGCAACTGCCCCTCCCGGCGGTCAATCACGAACTTATCAGTGGAGTAGTCGGCATACATCTGCGCCACGTCTGGGTGGCCAAAGACCGCGGGGTCAAGCGGATGCTTTGCAAACGGGTTGTGGAAGACCGTCAAGCCATCCAACAGCGTCTCCGATGTGTCGGGTTTCGTCTCGACGACGTGATGCGGCAGATGGCTATTGGGGTTGTAGCGCACCGATTGGACAACCACCCGTTCGTTGGTAGCTAGTGGTGACATCGTCCTTACCTTGCCCCAGGTGGCGCAAGGGTTCCAGACAACGGCGCTGACTTCCGAGAACGCCGGACCCTGGAACATTCCCAGCTCAATCGGCGCGCCGTTGTCCTTTTTGACTGACGCTAGATGCTCGCCCTCGAGGGTGTCTTTCTCACCGGCGATGAACGCCTCTTCGTCGACGTAGTAGTTGTACAGAAGCGCCTCCATCGGTCGCGTGCTCAGCGCGAAAAATGCAGGACTGTCGAAGGCGGCTACGGCCAGCACGAAAGGCTTGTCTCGGACATGGGCGAGCGCGGAGTAGCCGTCCCGATACTTCTTCACCTTGGAGTGGAAACTGTTGGCGAGCCGCACCATCGCTCGTCGGTTGAGCTCGTTGAGGTCCCCAAGTAAGGCGATTGCCTCGTCGGTCTGGCCAGGCCCGAGCGGTTTTCCCCCAACTGGTTGCGCAGTAACCGCCTCGATGCAGAAGTCATGCGGGCTTGTCACGACGAAGTCCGGACGCGCATGGCGGTAGTCCACATCGAGCCGGAACTCCTTCAGCACCGCGTGGAGATACAGCTCCCAGAACGAAGAGTTGAAGGTCGTCTGGAACTCGTGAACAAACTTACCGTCACGGTCTTCAAATCCCGCACACCATTGCTGGAGAAGTTCCAGGTCGCCCGATGTCGCGCCGGCCTCGACGCGTCTGTAGATTTCGCAGAGCTGCTGCTCTGGAACTTTGCGCTCGAAGAGGTTCATTGTTCTCCCTGCTGTTCATGCGATACACCGTCTAGCGCAACCAAACGGTGCGCCTGCGCGATGGATGGGGGCGGCACGCGGCACCGCTCCCTCAGAGCACTAACGGGTCACAGCTCGGCCGCAACACGCTCGAAGAACCAGAGCGGCACCTCATGTTGCAGGGAGCCGTGCTTTTCAAGCAGCTTGACCTGCAGCTGCGGTGACGCAACATCGGCGAAGTCGAACACGTACCCATAGACCATGTCGTCGTGGCCCTCAATGGCGATGGGTTCGACATCCACCAGCTCTTCAGCTTCTTCCTGCGAAATGCCCAGTTCCTCGGCCAAGGCCTCGGCCAGCGGCACCTTCGCCGGCTCGTCTTCGCTGTCGCCGTCCCAGTTGTAGTCGAGTTGGGCCGTCTCCAGCCGGAACTCGGGCTCAGTGATGGCCACGCGACTCACCCGTTCGATGAAGAGCGAGCAGCGCACGGCAATCTTGTGCCCGGAGTACGGGCGCTCGATGTCTGGGCTCATCGCGATGTGACCTTCAATCTCCAGCTCAAAAACCTCGCCAGGCGGTGGCAACTCCGCCAGCGTCAGGTCCAGGGGCAGATAGATTTCAGCGACGCCGTCGTTGTTCGTGGCGTCCATCGCACTGCTGGTCTGGCCATGGTTGTAGGCGCGGTCATCGACAAGGTCACACAGCACGTCGGCCAGTGCGTCGTCGTGACGGTGCAAGGCCATCCCGGGCAGCTCAGCCTTGAACGCACCGCGAACCAGGTCAACGAGCGCTACGACCGAATGGGGTAGCGCCAGCTCTAAGGCGCGGTCCGCGAGCAGCGCCTCGTCGAGCACGGCATGCGCCGCGGCGTCGAGATGCTCGCTTTCCGCGCCCTCGGCAACCGCGGCCTGGTGCGCAGCGAGGGTGTTGTAGCCCAGCGCAGCGACAAGCTGCGACGCGTGACCATGCCTCAAGGGGTGGGAAGTGGTCTCGCTAGCCTTGCGAACGGCGTAGGCGAGAGAAGAGATACCAACTGGCATGCAAGCCTCCGGATGGGTTTCAGCACGGGGCACACCAGCGATTACTTGCCCCGCGCCCAGCGGAGATGCATGGGTTGGCGTGGAGAGGATGGGAACGGAAACCTGTCTGTTTGGAGCGGCTGGCTGCTCAGGCGGACGCCTTCACCAGAATTATTCCAGGGCCAGACCCGCGAAGCAAATCCGCGTCAGTGCAGACTAGAAGGGGCTGCGACCGGCCGGCGACCGATGCAAAACAACCCGTCGTGGTCCTTGGCTACGCGTCGTTATTGGCGCACGGACGGGAGTCGGCAACGGCCGGGTCCGGCAAGGCTAAGAATGAGAGCCTCCCTCGCCCAAACTGGCTCTGCGGCCTATGCTTCGCTCCCTTGGACGCTGTTCGAGGTTCCCTCATGGCCGTTTGGCAATTCGACGTGCAGCTCTTTCAGGTTTCGCTCGATGTCCCTCTTCCTTCTGGAACCAGGGGCGAAGCGTGGCGCTTACTGCCTGCTCGATTTGGTGCCAACGTCGCGCTCGTTGACGGTTGGATAGCCTTCGGTGACGAGGCGGGGAATCGGGTCGACCTGGTGGAGCTAGAGCACGACGAGTGCGAACTTCATGCGCGCTTTGATGCTCGCTCAAGCGACCTAGAAGATTTCGTTGCTAGGGTCTGCGAGCTCGCAATCCAGCTTGGCTGTCAGTTCTACTGCGATGAGCTGTCCGAAACCATCGCACCGGTGCCTGCGGCGTTGAAACATGCGCTTCAGCGCTCGGTCGCGTGGCGCTACGCCTTGGACCCTGGCTCGTTCCTCAGTGGCCTGTGATGAGCGAGCTGATGACGTTTGTGAACGACTCAGTCAGCGCTGGGGGTATCGAGGGCAGGGATGACCTTCGAAAGTTTGGCTGACGGGAACGCGCGTCGCACGGCGCTGTTCGCGCTGTTCAACGCTTCCTCCGCTGACGACGCACTACGGATGAACTGAAGTTCGAGGATGCCGGTGATTCCTGCTCCGACCAATGTATCGGAACAGCCGGTCTGTTCGAGGCGTGCCATCACAGCTTCTACGAGCACCTCGTGGTCATCCAGGAGATAGCGCAGCGTGAACTCGAACAGATGCTGGGTTGCTCCGTCCGAATGTGGAGACACCATAGCTCGGACCAGCTCATCGCTACCTGAGCCCTTAGGGTCAGCGCGCAGTTCTCCTTCACCCTTTGATGTCATCTCAATGCTCCAACTCTCCAGCCGCCAGCTCGTCATGAGACGGTGGCTGTTGAGCAGCCTCCTCGGTGCTTCCGTGTGCATCTAAAGCTCGCACCCGCTCCAGCAAGGCCCGGCGTGCCGGGTCGGCATTGATGAGCCTGCGCGCCTGGGAGATGGCGACGCGGTGTTCTGGCCGCCGGCGCGACCAGTCCGCCAGCAGTGCGCCGTGGCGCTCCGGGAAAACTGACCACCAGTTCACGATGGTCTGCGGGTCGTTCAGGTCGAGGAGCATCTCGCGGCCTCCGAAGTCGGATGCCTGAATATACTGTATGCGCATACAGTATTTCAACATGTTGGTCCGAGCCCTCTGTTTACGCCGCCTTGGGCGCAAGCGCTCCGCAGATGAGCTGCGCGCCGCCACGCCTCTATCTGGCCGCCTGCAGATGAACGCGAGCCACTATGCGGGACGAGATGGGCGGGGCAGCCACGTATGGCCTTCTGTTGCCGTTGTCTGGTGGGGTGGAGCCGCTGGTACAACTCTTCAGCGCGCAGCTAGTCCGCATCGAGCCTCGGAGAGTACTTATCGCTGGCGAGGAAGACTTCTGGAACCGTAAGCGCCAGTCGAGCTATCGGCAGGTGCTGTGGGCCTGGCCTACGCCGCCCGAGGTGCCTGAGGCTGCTCCGGAGAAGGGCGTTAGCAGCCCTGAAGTCAGACGCCTCCTGGATGCCCTCGACGCCATGGCGTGAGAGTCCCGGGACCAAACCGGGGTCTCGTCGCTAACGCCTTTAAGCCTTAGCCGCAGCGCGGCGTCGCTTTGCTTCCTTCTTGTACCGACGTTCAACGCGGTCGGCGAACTCCCCGAAGGTCAAGCCCAAGCCAACAGCGATTCGGTAGAGGACCGAAATGGTCGGCTGCTTCTTGCCGACTTCAAGCAAGGAGATGTACGGGCGACCGAGCTCGGTCTGGCCGGCCAAATCCTCCTGCGAGAACCCGAGCTCCTCCCGGCGGACTTTGATTTCCACCGCCAAAGCGTCAATAAGTTCCGGATTCGCACTCGCCCGCATCGTGGGCGCGAGTCTTGGGTATCCGTACACTAAAGACACGTGCCTATAGGTAGCAAAATTGATGCGTCTTCGCACGCGGCTCCAGAGCTTCCAGCAGGCACGGACTGCTCGAAAACTCTAGACCTAGGAATGCGAATGACCTCGTACCGGCCGCTCCTCGCTTGTGGCGTCTTTGCTCTCATCTCGCTCGTCGGCTGTGCCAGCAGGGCTCCAACTGCCCCGAGCCAGACGGCAGCGGTCACCGCGCAGACCTCCTTCGCGGACCTGCAGGGCATCTTCTTGGCGAAGTATCCGAAGGCTTCCCGCCTGGTCTCCGCGGACGGCTATCTGCCCAGGACTGCCCAGGAGTTCGAAGATGTCGCCGGCGCGAACGCGGTCGCGACGGACGACTTCATGCGGTGGTGCGAGCTGAAGGGAGGGGTGGCCTACCGCGAGGTCGCCCGTACCAGCGTCCCCGTCGAAGTTCGGGACCTCGCGAAGGCCGGTGAAGCCATCTTCCAGGTCCAGGCGCAGGTCTACCAATCGCAGGTCGATGTTCCGGCCTGTGTCATCGCTGTCCGCACTCACATTTTGTACAGCGCTCGCGCGTTCAATACGCCAGGCGGGCGAGTCTTCCGAGCAATCGCGTGGATGTCACCGGACGACTTGGCGACCTTTGGTCCTCGAGCACAGGCCACCATCGCCGAACGGCATCGAGGGGACTTCGAGAAGCGGCAGCAGGAGAGCGCGGCGGAGGAGGCCTCGCAGAAGCGGGCCGCAGCACAGCGTTCGGCGTTCCTTGAGCGTTCGCCCAAGGGTACTCAGGTGGCTTGCGATGCTCGACAGCGCAGCGGACAAAGTGTCAACGAGCTGACTTTCAACTGCAACGGGCTCTACGTTTTCTTCAACGACCTGCCAAAGAACGGCTGGCGCATCAACTCCCAGTCCTCGACGCCCGAAGCTGATTCGATTGGCATCATGGGTAATCGGGTCACGCTTCTGGTGGAGAAGCTGCGCTAGTACGACCTGCCCATCGAGAGTCAGCAACGAGGTGGGTACCGGGCCGATGCCCGGCTTGGCTTCAGCACGCATCGACCACAGCAGGCCCACGGATGTAGTGGCTCCGTTGTGAACGTAGTCAGGCCTGTGGATGCGGATGGGTGTGGGTCGGTGATAGAAGCGCAGGTCCGCCAGCGGATAGGGTGTGCAAGCGTCCTAGGTGTTAGGCGGTCGCGCTTCTTCCTCAACCCACCTACGTCACCGATGAACTTCCTCCAATTCGTCATCTCGGAGCTGATTACGACGGCTGGCGTCCTTCTAGTCGCTGGATTTCTGGCCAAGGAGCTG
This genomic stretch from Mitsuaria sp. 7 harbors:
- a CDS encoding DUF2726 domain-containing protein; this translates as MTPAAENLRILLERRNIDGFLEAFESYRQQHTVEPVVTALMQRVFPSLLRQAFLEDQLQPATLVRLYRMVRSSRLVLVEDDLLAGINLRINEAMRQAEPETATPVLPLMTGEDIKAKEVRWSPPGATDGRRVPATEMRRVAIVSAFSFGMWSAVDAFDFRRNACASQQEREFLRAVRQFFPSLQAYPNMPLKNFIDIDKLEATVPARVRNYAWAAQVDVLLCTADEDPVAGIELDSVHHDTEEAAERDELKNLLFKLAGLPLVRIRADDEKAVRAEDFYDLMMAEAKTLDALRPRRMRPRRTHDFLVPAESATHTAPARAVRG
- a CDS encoding DUF6035 family protein — translated: MDEYIDAPFEAGDAALRPARRRAQERPHPGEPLWVEKPEVKEVQEMETGRHLPVSAVIGTDYERLIQLRMTVRSQMRKDDPLYRCSLCNVAAYICRTKENFRFFFKHQHEDGSCPAQTRGALSQDEINARKYNGAKESKLHRRMKDWVCQCLAADGRFDDIAQEPTWKGPLTGERRRPDVRAVYNGLPIAFEIQLSTTHLDVIAARRDFYQQEGGLLVWLFAEFDTEHRRMTDDDVFYNNNLNAFVVTTKTVESSLEASEFRLECIWAAPTKGGGHSGLHRRVVPFHELTLDPTAQHAYYFDYAGAKRQLEADVEAEKQKLRDDFEAWMGITGYQGKDSSRDWNEFRRRFARFGIHLHQYDNYIDREVLTDLYSAKHNRPWGQGQKLLVEVAHRVANTEKNHLKWFMHAVRRYGREESMKAEGKEGHWHKRYLELRAQYDVDPTPFEPKRDAQAMVELLFPELVPLP
- a CDS encoding helix-turn-helix domain-containing protein codes for the protein MEIKVRREELGFSQEDLAGQTELGRPYISLLEVGKKQPTISVLYRIAVGLGLTFGEFADRVERRYKKEAKRRRAAAKA